Within the Bradyrhizobium ottawaense genome, the region TCGCCTGCATGATGCTGGCCGACATGGGCGCCGAGGTGGTGACGCTCGACCGCGTCGGCGCCAAGAAGAACCTGAAAGCGGTGGCAACCCGCGGCCGGAAAGTCGTCGAGCTCGATCTGAAGGACAAGGCGTCGATCGCGCAGGCGCTCGACCTGCTTAGCCATGCCGACGCGCTGATCGAAGGCTTTCGACCCGGCGTGATGGAGCGATTGGGGCTCGGTCCCGACGTGGTGATGGCGCGCAATCCGCGCCTCGTGTTCGGCCGCATGACCGGCTGGGGCCAGGAAGGCCCGCTGGCCAACGCCGCCGGCCATGACATCAACTATATCTCGATCACCGGCGCGCTGGCCGCGATCGGCACCAAGGAAAAGCCGGTACCGCCGCTCAATCTGGTCGGCGACTTCGGCGGCGGCGCGCTTTACCTCGTGGTTGGCGTGCTCGCCGCCATGCTCGAAGCGTCGAAATCCGGCAAGGGCCAGGTGGTCGACGCCGCGATGTGCGACGGCGCGGCTTCGCTGATGTCGATGTTCTTCGACATGACCGCGATGGGCCGCTGGACCGATGAGCGCGCGACCAATTTCCTCGACGGCGGCGCGCATTTTTACGGCGTCTATGAATGCTCCTGCGGCCATTTCATCTCGATCGGCTCAATCGAGCCGCAGTTCTACGCGCTGCTGCGCCAGCATGCCGGCCTCACCGACGCCGACTTCGACGCCCAGATGGATCGCAAGGCCTGGCCAGCGCTGAAGGCGAAACTGGAGAAGGTGTTCAAGAGCAAGACCCGCGAGGACTGGTGCAAGATCATGGAAGGCAGCGACATCTGCTTCGCGCCGATCCTGACCATGCAGGAAGCGCCGAACCATCCGCACAATGCGGCGCGGAAGATTTTCGTCGAACGCCACGGCGTCACGCAGCCTGCGCCCGCGCCGCGCTTCTCGCGCACGCCGTCCGCGATCCGCGACGCGGTCAGCGCCGATATCGGTGAATTGACCAGCGCGTGGAAGGCGGGACGGTAAGAAGTCCCTCCTCGTCATGGCCGGGCGTAGTAGTCTGCTTTGCGCAGACTACGTAAACTTGTCTGCGCTCCCGGCCATCCACGACTTACTTCCATCGGCGAAAAAGACGTGGATGCCCGGGACAAGCCCGGGCATGACGGCGGAATGTGACGCTGACGGTTACGCCGCGTTGTCCACCTTCAACACGCCGCGGCGAATCTGATCTTCCTCGATCGATTCGAACAGCGCTTTAAAATTGCCTTCGCCGAAGCCGTCGTCGCCCTTGCGCTGGATGAATTCGAAGAAGATCGGCCCGATCGCATTGGCCGAGAAGATCTGCAGCAGCACCTTGGTGTGGCCGCCGTCGACGACGCCTTCGCCGTCGATCAGGATGCCATCGCGTTGCAGCCGCGCGACGTCCTCGCCATGCTGCGGCAGGCGCGCATCGATCTTCTCGAAATAGGTCACCGGCGGCGGCGGCATGAACCGCAGGCCGTCGGCGCGCAGGGCCTCGACGGTGCGGTAGATATCACTTGCGCCACAGGCGATGTGCTGGATGCCCTCGCCTCGGTAGATGTTGAGATATTCCTCGATCTGGCCGGAATCGCCGGCGTCCTCGTTGATCGGAATCCGGATCTTGCCGTCCGGGCTGGTCAGCGCGCGCGAGAACAGGCCCGAGGCACGGCCTTCGATATCGAAGAACCGGATCTGGCGGAAGTCGAACAGCTTCTCGTAGAAACCGGTCCAGACGTCCATGCGGCCGCGATGGACGTTGTGGGTGAGGTGGTCGATATAGAACAGCCCGGCGCCGGCGGGACGGGCGTCGCGGACGCCCAGCCAGTCGAACTCGAGATCGTAGGCCGAGCCCTTAGCGCCGTAGCGATCGACAAAATAGAGCAGGCTGCCGCCGATGCCCTTGATGGCGGGAACATCGAGCGTCTTCTGCGCCGACGACGCGTCCGCGGGCTCCGCACCGAGCGATAAAGCGCGTTCATAGGCGTGCCTGGCATCGACAACGCGAAACGCCATCGACGGCGCGCACGGCCCATGGGCCGCGACGAAATCGTGGCCGTGGGTGCCGGGTTCTTCATTGACGAGATAGTTGACGTCGCCCTGGCGGTAAACCGTGATCCTCTTGGTCTTGTGGCGCGCGACGGGCGCATAGCCCATCAGCTTGAACAGCGCGTGCAATTCCTCCGGCCTCGGATGGGCGTATTCGACGAACTCGAAGCCATCGGTGCCCATCGGATTGTCGGCGCTGACGGTCGCGGCCGGTGCATCGTGCGGAAACGGACCCATCGCGGAATCTCCCTGATTTGGCTGGGTCGAGTCTCCGCCATATCGGGCGCAAAGGGCATGCAAAGGGACGCTCAATCGGCTATCATGATGCACGCTTTGTGCATCAAATGGGTATTTTGCGCATGATCCCGGTGGACGCCTTCGACCTCAAAATGCTGGCCGCGTTGCAGGACGACGGCCGCCTGACCAACCAGCAACTGGCCGACCAGGTCGGCCTGTCGGCCTCGCAATGCTCGCGACGGCGAATGCGGCTGGA harbors:
- the hppD gene encoding 4-hydroxyphenylpyruvate dioxygenase, whose amino-acid sequence is MGPFPHDAPAATVSADNPMGTDGFEFVEYAHPRPEELHALFKLMGYAPVARHKTKRITVYRQGDVNYLVNEEPGTHGHDFVAAHGPCAPSMAFRVVDARHAYERALSLGAEPADASSAQKTLDVPAIKGIGGSLLYFVDRYGAKGSAYDLEFDWLGVRDARPAGAGLFYIDHLTHNVHRGRMDVWTGFYEKLFDFRQIRFFDIEGRASGLFSRALTSPDGKIRIPINEDAGDSGQIEEYLNIYRGEGIQHIACGASDIYRTVEALRADGLRFMPPPPVTYFEKIDARLPQHGEDVARLQRDGILIDGEGVVDGGHTKVLLQIFSANAIGPIFFEFIQRKGDDGFGEGNFKALFESIEEDQIRRGVLKVDNAA
- a CDS encoding CaiB/BaiF CoA transferase family protein — translated: MLDKPAAQSAARTSGPLAGFRIVEFAGIGPGPFACMMLADMGAEVVTLDRVGAKKNLKAVATRGRKVVELDLKDKASIAQALDLLSHADALIEGFRPGVMERLGLGPDVVMARNPRLVFGRMTGWGQEGPLANAAGHDINYISITGALAAIGTKEKPVPPLNLVGDFGGGALYLVVGVLAAMLEASKSGKGQVVDAAMCDGAASLMSMFFDMTAMGRWTDERATNFLDGGAHFYGVYECSCGHFISIGSIEPQFYALLRQHAGLTDADFDAQMDRKAWPALKAKLEKVFKSKTREDWCKIMEGSDICFAPILTMQEAPNHPHNAARKIFVERHGVTQPAPAPRFSRTPSAIRDAVSADIGELTSAWKAGR